In Methanobacterium paludis, the following proteins share a genomic window:
- a CDS encoding ARPP-1 family domain-containing protein, with protein sequence MNLRVILLVFVIFIFAVGFGVMSYSESLGIPLKQAYDNGKVTVVQNTTAGTIPHVITIKNNDTKPVKVQKGDILKSNSSQDLVIAENSNIPKNSTENINAYCFEPTQQAVAGAKLQPSTNTASSQIKQIITDSNPSDIQNATSAQLQIWTVVSGGNLTIYSGEPAALVDKRGITFSKLRQELTDAKSSVMSMFNVTSDGLNNLAQNNTTTSSGDIQSLFNGFIDWVKGSLGI encoded by the coding sequence ATGAATCTAAGAGTAATTCTTCTTGTATTTGTAATTTTCATCTTTGCGGTTGGGTTTGGAGTTATGAGCTACTCTGAATCATTGGGAATACCATTGAAACAAGCGTATGACAATGGAAAAGTAACTGTTGTGCAGAACACAACAGCTGGGACTATCCCGCATGTGATTACAATAAAGAATAACGATACAAAACCTGTGAAAGTTCAAAAAGGAGATATACTCAAAAGTAATTCTTCTCAGGACCTCGTAATTGCAGAAAACAGTAACATACCAAAAAATTCAACAGAAAACATTAATGCCTACTGTTTTGAACCAACACAACAAGCAGTAGCCGGGGCAAAACTTCAACCATCGACCAACACAGCATCATCCCAAATAAAACAGATTATAACTGATTCAAATCCCTCAGATATTCAAAATGCCACTTCAGCCCAGCTTCAAATATGGACAGTTGTATCTGGAGGAAATTTAACTATTTACAGCGGAGAACCAGCTGCACTGGTGGATAAACGGGGAATAACATTTTCTAAACTTCGTCAGGAATTAACAGATGCTAAATCTTCTGTGATGAGCATGTTCAACGTCACATCTGACGGATTGAATAATCTAGCACAGAACAACACTACAACATCCTCAGGAGACATTCAAAGTTTATTCAATGGCTTTATAGATTGGGTAAAAGGTTCTTTAGGAATATAA
- the cofC gene encoding 2-phospho-L-lactate guanylyltransferase, producing MSKTFAVIPVSRFTDAKTRLSPTLTALERENLLKSMLKDVINVLDNVVNKVVVISSDKDVLTFVKEIGALPIEEEGTTDLNGALMQAIKWCSQSCDKVLVVPSDVPLIRKSHVEEILKMGENFGMVIAPAKGGGTNALLCPTSKIEMKFGECSFFEHIKEAESNNISYGIYDSFYMSLDVNTAEDLGEIMIHGSGTETKSFLKRSGLNVRSNHGSERLHVNRGKKT from the coding sequence ATGAGTAAAACATTTGCAGTAATCCCAGTATCAAGATTTACAGACGCAAAAACAAGATTGTCACCAACTTTAACGGCTTTAGAACGGGAAAATCTTTTAAAATCCATGTTAAAAGATGTCATCAACGTTTTAGATAATGTTGTTAATAAAGTGGTTGTTATAAGCTCTGATAAGGATGTTTTAACGTTCGTAAAAGAGATAGGTGCTTTACCCATTGAAGAGGAAGGTACAACAGATTTGAATGGCGCTCTGATGCAGGCCATCAAGTGGTGCTCCCAATCATGTGACAAGGTACTTGTAGTACCTTCAGATGTGCCTCTTATCCGGAAAAGTCACGTCGAAGAAATATTAAAGATGGGTGAAAACTTTGGAATGGTAATAGCCCCTGCAAAGGGAGGAGGAACCAACGCACTACTTTGCCCAACCTCAAAAATAGAGATGAAATTTGGGGAATGCAGTTTCTTCGAGCACATAAAGGAAGCAGAATCAAACAACATATCCTATGGAATCTATGATTCATTTTACATGTCCCTGGATGTAAATACTGCAGAGGATCTAGGAGAAATAATGATACACGGCTCCGGGACTGAAACAAAGAGTTTTCTAAAAAGATCCGGACTCAACGTGAGATCAAATCATGGCTCTGAGAGGCTGCACGTGAATAGAGGGAAAAAAACATGA
- the thiD gene encoding bifunctional hydroxymethylpyrimidine kinase/phosphomethylpyrimidine kinase has protein sequence MTCTESIAMTIAGFDPSGGAGILNDVKTFEALGVYGTAVITTLTAQNVQRVEGLMPVDTEFIEKQIDTVLEGEKIEYAKTGMLFSDEIIKTVASKVKEHNLKAVVDPVMVAGSGGFLSEEGFADSLKKHLLPIALLTTPNIFEAQAISGIEIKNEDDAIKAAIEIGKFCNVVVTGGHLNGSDIFYNGSIKVFEGELVESTNLHGTGCTYSAAITALLSKGCDVETSLQKAGKFVSESIKWGRRGTLNQFGKFNDSRI, from the coding sequence ATGACCTGCACAGAATCAATCGCCATGACAATAGCTGGTTTTGACCCATCAGGCGGTGCAGGAATTTTAAACGATGTTAAAACTTTTGAAGCTCTTGGAGTTTATGGAACAGCAGTCATAACAACATTAACAGCACAAAACGTTCAGAGAGTTGAAGGTTTGATGCCTGTTGATACTGAATTCATTGAAAAACAGATCGATACGGTTCTTGAAGGGGAAAAAATAGAGTACGCAAAAACGGGAATGCTTTTTTCGGATGAAATAATAAAAACTGTGGCTTCTAAGGTCAAAGAACACAATTTAAAAGCTGTGGTCGATCCTGTAATGGTTGCTGGGTCTGGCGGTTTTCTATCGGAGGAAGGTTTTGCAGATTCATTAAAAAAACATCTTCTACCCATTGCACTACTTACAACTCCAAACATCTTTGAAGCACAGGCTATTTCAGGAATTGAGATCAAAAATGAGGACGATGCCATAAAAGCGGCAATTGAGATTGGAAAATTTTGCAACGTTGTTGTGACGGGCGGACATCTTAACGGCTCAGATATATTTTACAACGGTTCAATTAAGGTTTTTGAAGGCGAACTTGTGGAAAGCACAAACCTCCATGGAACTGGTTGTACCTATTCAGCTGCAATCACAGCATTGCTCTCAAAGGGGTGCGATGTTGAAACTTCGCTACAAAAGGCAGGTAAATTTGTGAGTGAAAGTATCAAATGGGGTAGGAGAGGTACCTTAAATCAGTTCGGGAAATTCAATGATTCCAGAATATAA
- a CDS encoding zinc ribbon domain-containing protein yields MLEAKRRGIDLKRENLNSENFKICPSCKAKNHERALFCVKCGHKLDKITKNNKICPSCNAENLAKAKFCTNCGNKLQSMEEEFDKISDVSSKETQTLHKEPKIDKKEFKDIEEPEIIKTSVPNKELVNKKICPACKSKNLKNAKFCVVCGKNFEGNDLKDEDLNKERTELAFIETKNEPSLLDKVGKYSQEEKIFDLKIQTEINVPEDINKINDGSKLETETKPLISKDLKENGKVEGFGDMESEDVKSEDIKSEDIKSGNVKSEDTKSESETPKKEGNVDPIEKIKKAKELLDIGAITSEEFNAIKNKYLEKI; encoded by the coding sequence ATGCTTGAGGCAAAAAGAAGGGGGATAGATCTTAAAAGGGAAAACTTAAACTCGGAAAATTTTAAGATCTGCCCATCTTGCAAAGCCAAAAACCATGAAAGAGCTTTATTCTGTGTTAAATGCGGACATAAACTAGATAAAATTACTAAAAACAATAAGATATGTCCATCCTGCAACGCTGAAAACTTAGCTAAAGCTAAATTCTGCACCAACTGTGGGAACAAGCTACAAAGTATGGAAGAAGAATTTGATAAAATTTCAGATGTATCTTCAAAAGAAACTCAAACCCTTCACAAAGAACCAAAAATAGATAAAAAAGAATTTAAAGACATTGAAGAACCTGAAATCATTAAAACATCAGTTCCAAATAAAGAATTAGTAAATAAAAAAATATGTCCAGCCTGTAAATCTAAAAACCTCAAAAATGCGAAATTCTGTGTTGTCTGCGGAAAGAATTTTGAGGGAAATGATCTTAAAGATGAAGATTTAAACAAAGAGAGAACAGAACTGGCTTTCATAGAAACGAAAAATGAACCATCACTTCTTGATAAGGTTGGTAAATATTCGCAAGAAGAAAAGATATTTGATCTTAAGATTCAGACAGAAATCAATGTCCCTGAAGATATTAATAAGATCAACGACGGATCAAAACTTGAAACAGAAACAAAACCATTAATATCCAAAGATTTGAAAGAAAATGGGAAAGTTGAAGGATTTGGGGATATGGAATCTGAGGATGTAAAATCTGAGGATATAAAGTCTGAAGATATAAAGTCTGGAAATGTAAAATCTGAGGATACAAAATCTGAATCAGAGACTCCTAAAAAAGAAGGAAATGTAGATCCAATTGAAAAAATAAAAAAGGCAAAGGAACTCCTTGATATTGGTGCAATAACCTCCGAAGAGTTCAATGCAATCAAAAATAAATACCTTGAGAAAATTTAG
- a CDS encoding ACT domain-containing protein, translated as MKLKQISIFLENRKGRLWKAVNILSNAKINIRALSIADTSEFGILRMIVPEPAEAKKILEESDFVVKVNDVIAVGVSDEPGGLDDILTILNGADINVEYLYAFAEKKCEKAIVVLRTEDIDAGIKALEEGGVPMLSPEEVYSL; from the coding sequence ATGAAGTTAAAACAAATATCCATATTTCTGGAAAATAGGAAAGGCAGGTTATGGAAAGCAGTTAACATACTTTCAAATGCCAAGATCAACATCAGAGCCCTTTCAATTGCAGACACATCTGAATTTGGTATTTTAAGAATGATAGTTCCAGAACCCGCTGAAGCCAAAAAAATACTTGAAGAGAGTGATTTTGTGGTTAAAGTGAACGATGTCATAGCTGTTGGTGTTTCAGATGAACCCGGTGGGCTTGATGATATCCTTACGATTCTGAACGGTGCAGATATTAATGTGGAGTATTTATATGCATTTGCAGAGAAAAAATGTGAGAAAGCAATAGTCGTACTGCGTACGGAAGATATTGATGCAGGTATAAAAGCCCTTGAAGAAGGTGGAGTGCCTATGCTCTCACCTGAAGAAGTTTACAGCCTTTAA
- a CDS encoding phenylacetate--CoA ligase family protein — protein sequence MIWNKEAECMSAEEIKELQLQRLQAVVKRAYENVPYYKKRFDELNIKPEDIETLEDIEKLPFTTKTDLRAAYPFGMFAVPIEDIVEVHTTSGTTGKPTVSGYTRGDLDLWGEVIARALTMTGARKKDKIQNSYGYGLFTGGMGIHYGAQKIGATLIPISAGNTKRQIEIMQDFETDIISCTPSYGLYLAEVAANDGIDTEKLKLRAGCFGAEMWTEEMRDQLEKRLHISAHNIYGLTEIIGPGVAMECEAKNGLHIFEDHFYPEIINPDSLKTVPEGEKGELVLTTLTREGMPVIRFRTKDITALRRGKCSCGRTQVKMDRITGRSDDMLKIRGVIVFPSQIEKALMKIEGLEPNYQIIVTRPQQLDELEVQVETSPALFSDEVRHIEDVKRDIESRIHSEIGLRVNVNLVEPKSLPRSEGKAVRVIDKRNM from the coding sequence ATGATCTGGAATAAAGAAGCAGAGTGTATGTCTGCAGAAGAAATAAAAGAACTGCAGCTTCAGAGATTACAGGCAGTTGTAAAGCGGGCCTATGAAAATGTGCCCTACTATAAAAAACGATTCGACGAACTTAATATAAAACCCGAAGATATTGAAACCCTGGAAGATATTGAAAAACTTCCTTTCACCACAAAAACAGATCTCAGGGCTGCTTATCCATTTGGAATGTTTGCAGTTCCGATTGAAGATATTGTTGAGGTTCACACAACATCAGGAACCACAGGAAAACCAACGGTTTCAGGATATACCAGAGGAGACCTTGATCTATGGGGTGAGGTTATAGCAAGAGCCCTTACAATGACGGGTGCCCGTAAAAAAGATAAAATCCAGAACAGTTACGGTTACGGTCTTTTTACTGGTGGTATGGGTATTCATTATGGTGCTCAGAAAATTGGTGCAACCCTGATCCCAATATCTGCAGGTAACACCAAAAGACAGATTGAAATCATGCAGGACTTTGAAACAGATATAATCAGCTGCACACCGTCCTATGGACTTTACCTTGCAGAAGTGGCTGCAAATGATGGTATAGATACAGAAAAACTCAAACTCCGGGCCGGATGCTTTGGAGCTGAGATGTGGACAGAAGAAATGAGAGACCAACTCGAAAAAAGGTTGCACATATCAGCACATAATATCTACGGTTTAACTGAAATCATAGGTCCTGGTGTCGCAATGGAATGTGAGGCTAAAAATGGACTTCACATCTTTGAAGACCATTTCTACCCAGAGATCATAAACCCTGATTCACTTAAAACAGTTCCAGAGGGAGAAAAAGGAGAGCTCGTACTTACAACCCTTACACGTGAAGGAATGCCAGTTATAAGGTTCCGTACAAAGGACATAACAGCCCTCAGGAGAGGAAAATGTTCCTGTGGAAGAACTCAGGTTAAAATGGACAGGATCACCGGACGTTCAGATGATATGCTCAAAATTAGAGGAGTAATCGTGTTCCCATCCCAGATTGAGAAGGCACTCATGAAAATAGAGGGACTTGAGCCCAATTATCAGATCATAGTCACAAGGCCACAGCAGCTTGATGAACTAGAGGTTCAGGTTGAAACTTCACCTGCACTCTTTTCAGATGAAGTCCGACATATAGAAGACGTTAAAAGGGATATTGAAAGTCGTATACATAGTGAAATTGGGTTGCGTGTTAATGTAAACCTTGTTGAACCAAAAAGTCTTCCAAGAAGTGAAGGAAAAGCTGTAAGAGTGATTGATAAAAGAAATATGTGA
- a CDS encoding rubredoxin produces the protein MDIYKCSICGYTYDPEVGDSRRGINPGTPFEELPDNWSCPHCGAGKIRFRKPSIYG, from the coding sequence ATGGATATATATAAATGCAGTATATGTGGCTATACTTACGATCCCGAGGTTGGTGACTCCCGGAGGGGAATAAATCCGGGCACTCCCTTTGAAGAACTGCCAGATAACTGGTCCTGTCCTCATTGTGGTGCTGGTAAAATTAGATTCAGAAAACCAAGCATATATGGGTAA
- a CDS encoding superoxide dismutase codes for MEKKFYELPALPYGYKDLEPYISEEQLKIHHDKHHQAYVDGANALLKKFDSRDSEEFDVKAVAKELSFHVGGFVLHKLFWRNMGPAEKCGGEPTGKIAEYIKKDYGSFERFKKEFTQTAVGAEGSGWAALTLCKRTDRIFIMQIEKHNVNLIPGFRIMMVLDVWEHAYYLDYQNRRPEFVDAFWNIVNWDEVNKRVEAWLDSSL; via the coding sequence ATGGAAAAAAAGTTTTATGAACTGCCAGCACTCCCTTATGGCTATAAGGATCTGGAACCCTATATTTCAGAGGAACAGCTTAAAATACACCATGACAAACACCATCAAGCATACGTAGACGGTGCAAATGCCCTGCTTAAAAAATTCGACTCCAGAGATTCGGAAGAATTTGACGTTAAAGCAGTTGCAAAGGAATTGTCATTCCATGTTGGAGGTTTCGTGCTCCACAAACTCTTCTGGAGAAATATGGGACCTGCAGAAAAATGTGGAGGCGAACCCACAGGAAAGATAGCAGAATACATAAAAAAAGACTATGGAAGTTTTGAAAGGTTTAAAAAAGAGTTCACACAGACTGCGGTAGGGGCTGAAGGCTCTGGATGGGCTGCACTGACTCTCTGCAAAAGAACAGATAGAATATTCATTATGCAAATTGAAAAACACAACGTGAACCTGATTCCAGGCTTCAGGATAATGATGGTCCTTGATGTCTGGGAGCATGCCTACTATCTCGACTATCAAAACAGACGTCCTGAATTTGTGGATGCATTTTGGAACATTGTGAACTGGGATGAAGTGAACAAAAGAGTAGAGGCTTGGCTTGATTCGTCACTTTAA
- a CDS encoding peroxiredoxin — MGEKVYEVKCMKKEGRGMPLIGDKFPKMKVQTTQGMMKLPKVFNGKWFVFFSHPADFTPVCTTEFYAFQKRYDKFKELNCELIGLSVDQVFSHLKWIEWIKDNLDLEIEFPVIADTGKVAEQLGLIHPAKATNTVRAVFIVDPEGVIRAILYYPQELGRNIDEIIRMIEGFQQVEEKGVAIPANWPENELIGKGLIIPPAADVEAVKKNPSEYENFDWWLCYRSFYKW, encoded by the coding sequence ATGGGAGAAAAAGTATACGAAGTAAAATGCATGAAGAAAGAAGGTAGAGGAATGCCCCTTATAGGGGATAAATTCCCTAAAATGAAGGTTCAAACAACGCAAGGTATGATGAAGCTTCCAAAGGTATTTAATGGTAAATGGTTTGTATTTTTTAGCCATCCTGCTGATTTCACACCGGTATGCACAACGGAATTCTATGCATTCCAGAAAAGGTATGATAAGTTCAAAGAACTTAACTGCGAGTTAATAGGGTTGAGTGTTGACCAGGTTTTCTCACACCTCAAATGGATAGAATGGATAAAGGATAATCTGGACCTTGAAATAGAATTTCCAGTAATTGCGGACACAGGTAAAGTAGCAGAACAATTAGGACTTATACACCCTGCAAAAGCCACAAATACTGTTCGAGCTGTATTTATAGTTGATCCAGAAGGAGTAATAAGGGCAATACTGTATTATCCCCAGGAACTTGGAAGAAACATAGATGAAATAATCCGTATGATTGAGGGATTCCAGCAAGTTGAGGAAAAAGGAGTTGCAATTCCTGCAAACTGGCCTGAAAATGAACTTATTGGAAAAGGTTTGATTATTCCACCTGCAGCTGATGTTGAAGCTGTTAAAAAGAACCCCTCAGAATATGAAAACTTTGATTGGTGGCTTTGCTACAGAAGTTTTTATAAATGGTGA
- a CDS encoding ferritin, which produces MDEKMQDALNSQLNAELYSAYLYLSMEAYFDSKDLKGFANWMRVQVQEELAHATKFYDYIAQRGGKVTLTQINAPPHDWDSILAVFEHVYEHEKMVTDLINQLVNLAVALSDHATNNFLQWYVAEQVEEEESSSGVLQKIKLMGDAPGGMFMLDSELAKRVFTPPTQTK; this is translated from the coding sequence ATGGATGAAAAAATGCAGGATGCTTTAAATAGCCAACTCAATGCTGAACTTTATTCCGCATATCTCTACCTTTCTATGGAAGCATACTTTGATTCAAAGGATCTAAAGGGCTTTGCTAACTGGATGAGAGTCCAGGTTCAAGAAGAGCTTGCCCATGCAACGAAATTCTACGATTACATAGCACAAAGGGGTGGAAAGGTTACCTTAACTCAGATAAATGCGCCACCACATGATTGGGATTCTATACTGGCAGTCTTTGAACACGTATACGAACACGAAAAAATGGTAACAGACCTCATAAACCAGCTCGTTAACCTTGCCGTGGCCCTCTCAGACCATGCCACCAACAATTTCTTGCAATGGTACGTTGCAGAACAGGTGGAAGAAGAGGAGTCATCAAGCGGAGTGCTTCAAAAAATTAAATTAATGGGTGATGCTCCCGGTGGAATGTTCATGCTCGACAGTGAACTTGCAAAAAGGGTTTTTACTCCACCAACACAGACAAAATGA
- the rd gene encoding rubredoxin, which produces MKKFICTVCGYVYDPDEGDPNSGIEAGTPFEKLPDDWCCPLCGVGKDKFEELD; this is translated from the coding sequence ATGAAAAAGTTTATATGCACAGTATGCGGATACGTCTATGACCCTGACGAGGGCGACCCAAATTCTGGAATTGAAGCTGGTACACCCTTTGAGAAACTGCCGGATGATTGGTGCTGTCCTTTATGTGGAGTAGGAAAAGATAAATTTGAAGAGTTAGATTAA
- a CDS encoding rubredoxin, which yields MKRYKCKVCGYIYDPEVGEPRRETKPGTSFEELPEDWHCPQCGAGINRFISVN from the coding sequence ATGAAAAGGTATAAGTGCAAGGTCTGCGGATACATCTATGACCCTGAAGTGGGCGAACCCAGAAGAGAAACAAAACCAGGTACTTCTTTTGAAGAACTGCCTGAGGATTGGCATTGTCCCCAGTGTGGTGCTGGTATAAATAGGTTCATTTCTGTAAACTAA
- a CDS encoding pyrimidine dimer DNA glycosylase/endonuclease V yields the protein MRLWSLHPKYLDCKGLVALWREGLLARTVLKGETRGYRNHPQLERFKNQPDPVVAIDTYLLNVYKESQLRGYKFNRGKIGDKFTNYKIEVTRGQILYELEHLKRKLDVRDHVRYLELENLDIPLINPIFKVVEGDVEPWELVH from the coding sequence ATGAGGTTGTGGAGTCTTCATCCAAAGTACCTTGATTGTAAAGGTCTTGTTGCCCTCTGGAGAGAGGGATTGCTTGCAAGAACCGTACTTAAAGGTGAAACCCGTGGTTACAGGAATCACCCTCAGCTTGAAAGGTTCAAAAACCAGCCAGATCCCGTAGTTGCTATCGATACCTATCTCCTGAATGTCTACAAAGAATCACAATTAAGGGGTTATAAATTTAATAGGGGTAAAATTGGGGACAAATTTACAAATTACAAGATTGAAGTAACCCGTGGACAGATCTTATACGAACTTGAACATCTTAAAAGAAAATTAGATGTTAGGGATCACGTAAGATACCTGGAGCTTGAAAATTTAGATATTCCATTGATTAATCCTATTTTTAAGGTTGTTGAAGGTGATGTAGAACCATGGGAATTGGTGCACTAA
- a CDS encoding universal stress protein produces MFKNIMVPTDGSEFASKAEDVAIEMAKKFDSKVVAVHIIDDKLIYPFEVLEEEGKSILKKVQEKGEKNSVKVDEVLLVGNPTRDMKKIAEKVGADIIVIGTHGKTGLEKLIMGSVAESTLKTVKVPVLLLKKS; encoded by the coding sequence ATGTTTAAAAATATAATGGTTCCAACTGACGGCTCAGAATTTGCATCAAAAGCAGAAGATGTTGCAATTGAAATGGCAAAAAAATTTGATTCAAAGGTTGTGGCAGTTCATATAATCGATGATAAACTCATATACCCATTTGAAGTTCTCGAAGAGGAAGGAAAATCCATACTAAAGAAGGTACAAGAAAAAGGGGAAAAAAATAGTGTGAAGGTTGATGAGGTTCTCTTAGTGGGAAATCCTACTCGGGACATGAAAAAAATAGCTGAAAAAGTTGGAGCGGACATTATTGTCATCGGTACCCATGGAAAAACGGGTCTTGAGAAATTGATCATGGGAAGCGTGGCTGAAAGTACATTAAAAACAGTTAAAGTCCCTGTATTACTTTTGAAAAAATCTTAA
- a CDS encoding flavin reductase family protein: protein MDFKSLEVENAYRVLAPRPAIIVTTMNFKGEVNAAPFSFTMPVSTKPPLVAFASVPSHHTYKNVEETGEFVVNIPNEAILEKLWITGEKFPYGVSEIEKADLTQIKSSKVSPPKIGECIAHIECKVHEIIELGDHKLVVGEVVYVDTDSKALKDGLLDVENVKPVLHLGGVNFVVGDHLRKVE, encoded by the coding sequence ATGGATTTTAAATCTTTGGAAGTTGAAAACGCCTACAGGGTACTAGCCCCCAGGCCGGCCATAATAGTGACAACAATGAACTTTAAAGGTGAAGTGAATGCGGCTCCATTTTCTTTTACAATGCCCGTTTCCACAAAACCTCCGCTTGTTGCATTTGCATCGGTACCAAGCCACCACACCTATAAAAACGTAGAAGAAACAGGCGAATTTGTTGTGAACATACCAAACGAGGCAATTCTTGAGAAATTATGGATTACGGGAGAAAAATTTCCTTACGGTGTAAGCGAGATAGAAAAAGCAGATTTAACCCAGATAAAATCTTCAAAAGTTTCACCTCCTAAAATAGGGGAATGTATTGCCCATATTGAGTGTAAAGTACACGAGATCATAGAACTGGGGGATCATAAACTTGTAGTTGGTGAAGTTGTGTATGTTGACACAGATTCTAAAGCTTTAAAGGATGGTCTTCTTGATGTGGAAAATGTAAAACCTGTTCTGCATCTGGGTGGTGTAAACTTCGTTGTCGGTGATCATTTAAGGAAAGTTGAATGA
- a CDS encoding ABC transporter ATP-binding protein, whose protein sequence is MISVQNVSKTYKMKDGAEIKALDDINFNVEKGEIVGIIGMSGSGKTTLLRILRGAESFDSGDIIMDGVKVSYDSTPYYSRKLRHATAIHLQRSFGLWPETAIQNVIRKLYGAKYGDEAQTDFEFAFDEFESEALEILNVVGLGHKAYHFAPVLSGGEKQRLIMARQLAKKPEVMLLDEPATMSCPRTKQEILDAIKNINEKLGVTVIVVSHLPEVHKYLSERVMLMEDGNIVDEGSPDDIIQKFVKGMDLPEPSRDPADVGEPVIEVKDLEKKFFLIKGGNVLEVENINFDVKKGEIISLMGPSGAGKTVLLRMIAGIDFPDAGNVYFKLNDEWVDMHQPGIMRMDVRRKMGFMHQEFSLVHHATIRSQIASRLGIKGENVVGEAKKKAEELGISEKVLDILYQLTDLPETEAKHQLEKIGLSSDILKELFPSFPDTEVKKYAEPIFEALDLPMKILDRRSYELSGGQKVRATLALVLASQPELLVLDEPFGDLDPITLRIVSNSLKKINKKFNTTILMVSHHVDFIEEVTTRAIMMEDGNLVMDGNPHKLCDTFIERCHADYLKDFDDLKKQMAGV, encoded by the coding sequence ATGATAAGTGTTCAAAATGTGTCTAAGACTTATAAAATGAAAGATGGTGCAGAGATCAAGGCTTTGGATGATATAAATTTTAATGTTGAAAAGGGAGAGATCGTTGGGATTATTGGGATGAGCGGGTCTGGAAAGACTACATTGTTGCGAATTTTAAGGGGTGCAGAATCTTTTGATAGTGGGGATATAATTATGGATGGTGTGAAGGTTTCATACGATTCAACGCCTTACTATTCCAGAAAACTCCGCCATGCAACTGCGATACACCTCCAGAGGTCCTTTGGTTTGTGGCCTGAAACAGCCATACAAAACGTTATAAGAAAATTATACGGTGCCAAATATGGTGATGAAGCACAAACTGACTTTGAATTTGCTTTTGATGAATTTGAGAGTGAAGCATTGGAAATACTTAATGTTGTGGGCCTTGGCCACAAAGCGTATCATTTTGCCCCGGTTTTAAGCGGTGGAGAAAAACAGAGACTGATAATGGCAAGGCAGCTTGCAAAAAAACCTGAAGTAATGCTTCTTGATGAACCTGCAACAATGTCGTGTCCAAGAACCAAACAGGAAATACTCGATGCCATAAAAAACATCAACGAAAAACTGGGAGTCACAGTTATCGTGGTATCTCATCTTCCAGAAGTTCACAAATATCTTTCAGAACGTGTCATGCTTATGGAAGATGGAAACATAGTTGATGAAGGTTCTCCTGATGATATAATTCAAAAATTTGTCAAAGGAATGGATTTACCCGAACCTTCCCGAGATCCAGCAGATGTGGGCGAACCTGTAATAGAAGTAAAGGATTTAGAGAAGAAATTCTTCCTTATTAAGGGGGGAAATGTTCTTGAAGTTGAAAATATTAATTTTGACGTCAAAAAAGGTGAGATAATATCCCTTATGGGCCCTAGTGGTGCTGGAAAAACTGTTTTACTTAGAATGATTGCAGGTATTGATTTTCCTGATGCAGGAAATGTTTATTTCAAATTGAACGATGAATGGGTTGACATGCACCAGCCTGGAATCATGAGGATGGATGTAAGGCGTAAAATGGGATTCATGCACCAGGAATTTTCCCTTGTACACCATGCAACCATCAGAAGTCAGATAGCCTCAAGACTTGGTATTAAAGGAGAAAATGTGGTTGGAGAAGCTAAAAAGAAAGCTGAAGAACTGGGAATAAGTGAGAAAGTTCTGGACATATTATACCAGCTTACAGACCTCCCTGAAACCGAAGCAAAACATCAGCTTGAAAAAATAGGTCTCTCCTCAGATATCCTTAAAGAACTGTTCCCAAGTTTCCCAGATACAGAGGTTAAAAAATACGCGGAACCAATTTTTGAAGCCCTGGATTTACCTATGAAAATTCTTGATAGAAGATCCTATGAACTATCAGGGGGACAGAAAGTTAGAGCCACACTTGCTCTGGTTTTAGCATCACAGCCTGAACTTTTGGTACTGGATGAACCATTTGGAGATCTGGACCCCATAACCCTCCGAATAGTTTCAAATTCACTTAAAAAGATAAACAAAAAATTTAACACAACCATATTGATGGTGAGTCATCATGTTGACTTCATTGAAGAAGTTACAACCAGAGCAATTATGATGGAAGATGGAAATCTTGTCATGGATGGAAATCCCCACAAACTCTGCGATACATTCATAGAAAGGTGTCATGCAGATTACCTCAAAGATTTTGATGATCTTAAAAAACAGATGGCAGGTGTTTAA